GGCTTCTCTTCTTCACAGCACTTACTGTTATCTGAATTTATCCATCTTTCCCTACTGACAGTCACAAGATTCACTCCATGCAGGAGTGTTCATTCCATATACACCAggcacaaaataaacattcattgaatGATTTAGCAATGTACACATGTACAGGaatctatttcttaaattttttaagtttgttaatttattttgagagagagacagtgagtgcacaagcaggggaggggcagagagagagagagagagagagagaatcccaagcaggctccacaccatcagtgcagagcccgatgcagggcttgaactcacaaatcatgagatcatgacctgagccgagatcaagaatcagacgctcaccCAACTGCactccccaggcgccccaggaatcaaTTTCTTATGATGAACAAACATGTTTACAGTGTGGTAGGTGAAACATAACCAAATCAAGTGGGAAACAGGCCTTTattataataaagtttattttttttcctcccatacaGTTTAAGAAAACCAGACATCAGTGTAAGTTGGAGGAACAGCTGTGTTCAGAAATGGGTCTTTGCCTTTTCATCCACAATGGATTGTTGACCAGAAAATCAGAGGCCGGCATTCAACTAATATGTGATAAAGAGTTGTTATACAGTGTGAATAGGTATTTCATATAGTACCATGGCCAAACAAATTTGGGACACAGCAGAGCCAAATGAAGGGTCTCTCCAACACATCTGATCACACTGATCCACTGCCCCTTGCCTTCCTTAGAACTTCTCACGTGAGCTGAGTTCCACAACAAACACTTTAAGACGGCAGCAGGTCAAGCAGGTCACTTTGTACTCAAATGGTTTCCTAAAACCTCCCACTTCTCATTCCAATCGGTGACAGATTCGTTGCTCTCTAGAAACCGAGCAATGGAAAGCAAAGCTATGATGAGCGAAGGACAATGCGGTTAGCTAAGCGGCCTCATTCGAATACATTCAAGTTTTATCACCACCATGGCATCTGGGAAATTTGGGGGGCAGTGTTTCTCAtgcagggggaggaagaagagggtcATCCCATTAGGAGTTTGTCACCCCCCGCAAAATCCTCTTTGAGATCGTGCGGTGGCGAGCATTGCTACCAATGGGAGTATGGCACATTTCCAAGGTGTATTGAGACAATAAAAACCTGAGGGCCGCTACATGAAAAGACACCTTCCCAGTGAGCTCTCCAGCTCACCCACTGCCAAcctttttgcctttcctttttgACTTTGGCTTACGCAAACCCACATTACACTTAATACCTAAtggtaattaatatttttgaaccCACTGTCTGTATCTAGAAGCTTCCAAATCAGCCCATTGCAAACTGTCATCCAATTTTAATTTGTAACACTGTCCAAATGTATACAGTGGGACTGGGTTTGCCAAACGTATAAAAACATTATGGAACACTGGTCTTCTTTTGTTgatgtaacattttctttcccatcATTAAGGATGGCGAAAAAGTCACATCacccaaaattaaataatctgAAGGTCCTTCAAATTAATCACCTATAACTTTCAACTATTTCTgaactaaacaaacattttccTCTCCCTAAACAAAAGAGATGTTAAAGAGCTTCATGTCTTTGGCACCTGCTAGAATAGGGTATTTAAACTCTGTGCCTTTTTGCAGCATAAAATTGAAGTTATAGCAAGGCGAAACGGGTGCCCACAGACCCTGCTGGAGTAAAATTGCACTAGGAGTGTCAGATCATCGCCCCAAACCAAATTTTGTCATGCAGTGGGCAATTAATGTACCAAAAATTTACCAGCCCATATAATTTTATCAGTCTACCTTTCCCCAGAGgaagtaaataaacagtaaaactaATGAAATCATATTTCTTGACCACTCTCAGCCAATATAAATTTTTACGTGTCCTCAGAGGGTTGGACGATGAGCTATTCGTGAGGCCATTCAAGTTTCTGGGCCAGTTACCACAGAGGCAGTATTCTAAGTTTTGAGGGTGTTCCTGAGTCAGCAAAGAGGATCCTGCTTTGTGATGGACAGCCCCTCAAGTCATTAGCAAGTGCAGATCAGGGGTTGATGGGCATCTGCTACAGTTTTGCATCAGCATTTCTGAACTCTCTGAAAACAGCATGAAATACTAAACTTTAACTCCTAAGGcaacagatgagaaaatgctcaGTGTGCTACTCTTGTGCAGAGTAGACAGCAGGGGATACATCCTTAGGTGGTGAGTTGCTGAAAATTAGGTCAACTGCAACAAAGCTGAGAGGCCCAGTGCCTTCTGGAACTCATGACACCAGCATTTTTCCCATTTGGCCTGTGGCCCTTCTGCATTAGGATCACCTGGGGACTTCCTCAGATTCAGGGCAAATCTCCTCCAAAAGACCTACATCTTAAACTACTAACACAGAATCCCCTGATTTGGCCTGAGAATCCGCACTGGTCGCCAACTCACCAAATGTGTCTGATTCGCAGCAAAGCTTGAGGATTACTGTAGTTGACCAACCCTTTACAAGGTCTTTGACATCCTCTGCCCAGGAACACTAAACTTTGCAGCACCTTTGAAATGCTGAAGCAATATTAAATGGATAGCATCCCCAAATAGAGCCATGCCATTGGTTTACACAGTGACAGATGAGCACAGCCAACTGGAATTAACTCAGCCGGCTCCCATGCCTCACACATTTGACCTGCACTGCATAATACTTTGCAGCATCGAATTGGcaatgagaaaacagaacaaaacagaacacagacaCCCAGCCATGTGGCCTTTAGAGAAAATCCAAATCCACGTGACATGGGAATTGGCACTTTAAGGCACAACAGACTTGTGGGAAAGAGGActcttctattcattcattcattcccttcactaggtggggaaaggaagaagccccctccccaaaccaggTCTCTTCATCCTGAAGTGTCTCCCCAGTCCCCAGGGCTCCCACAGACCCAGCTTCCTCTTACTccaccccctccacacccccccgcTGATCTTTCTGGCTCATTCTCCTCCCACCGTGGAGGTCTTGGCAGGAGCTGTGCCATGTGGGACTCAACAAATGAAGCAGGGTCCGTTTTCAAAGGTAACACTACAAGAGTAGTAAAGCTTCATCCGGCCACTTAATAGGAAGCCTTCTAACtgccttattttaaataaatttaagactTAATGAACTATTAAGGATTCGCCTGAACAAGGACTTACTTGAACCCATCTTCCccttttaaaatcacaattataGAATAAGTGCACATTGAGAGACATTTCCCCAGTTAAATACCTTATTGACATGAACGCACTCAAAAATGCCAAGACATCAACCACCGTGAATATTTTAGACCTTGGTAAACAGGTACCACTAGGCACTTATGGTGCTTAGGAGGTTGTAGCTTAATGTTGACATCTGGCATGAAAAGCTTATGGTCtgaatcatatttcttttttatgtaattCTGGCTCAGGAATCCGATACAGAGCAGCTGAGAAATAAATTATGTTGCTGAGGCTGAAGATGAGGCACAGAAGTACAGCTCCAGCTATCTGAGGGAAAGACAGGGGCCTGGAGTTGGCCAGGAGCCATTCCCTCCTCAGAGTCTTGTCCAGAACAATGGCTTCCATCTGCAGGTGTGTGGCCAGGATCACACACACGTGGAACAGCTGGTGACTGTGACCTACGGCAAACACAGAAAAGGCTGCCAGGATCAGCAACAAAAAACGAacaggggcccccgggtggcgcagttggttaagcttccaacccttgatttcgactcaggtcatgatctcacagtttgtgagttcgagccccgcattgggttctgcgctgacagggcggagcctgctggggattctctctctctccctctctctctgcccctcctgtatctctctctctctctctctctctcaaaataaataaacttttttttttaaaggaatagacTGCTGATACTGTTCCATGGTGTATAGGCTAAAAACATTATGCTGGgtaaagaagctagacacaaggGACCACATATTGTCAGAATCCATTTATATCAAATGTCCAGGAAAGGCAAATCCACAGACACAAAGTAGGTTAGTGGTTTCTTCAGGCAGGGGGTAGGAATCAGGATTAATAAGACATGGGCAGGAGGGATCTTACCGGGGTGATGATCATGTTCTAAAACTCATTTGCGATGATGGGGATTCAATTTGGGGGGTTAACTAAAAATATCACTGAATTGTATCCTTGAAATCAGGGAACCATGTGATACGTAAAATATGCCtcaatgcatttatttgttttttaaatgttcatttatttttgagacagcataagcaggggaagggcagagagagaggaagacagagaatcccaagcaggttccgcactgacagcacagagccctacaagggGCCTGAAATCgcgaaccatgaaatcgtgacctgagccgaaaccaagattctgatgctcaaccaactgagccacccaggcaccccaacattttttttaatgcagtgtgagaaaaattaaaaggccCGAGTACATTTTTTCAACTTGTCCACCAGTCCTGTTTTTCACATGAAGTCTGGCATCATGTTCTCCCAAAGTTCACCTCTTCAGAGCCAGCACTCATCAGCTCCAATTCTGAGGCCAACGGAGAAGCCAACCAGACTTTCTATTGGCCAGTTACAAGGTAGCCCTCTCCTTACTGCTGGTTAATCCCAGACATGACCAGGGGCTCTTCCTCCCTGATGACCTTCAGGACCTTGGCTCACCAGCTATGTGTCCACAGAGGGGAGGACCCAGCAGAGGAGGGTGGTAGTGGGCGGGAACATGCTGAGTTGGTAGTGATGAGAAAAAGAGTCCACTGCCCAGGGCTGAGGACTGTTTGTGGGACAACCCTCAGAAATCAGAAGATGAGAAGAGAACAAAGACAGCATGTGTCATGGGCTGAgctgtgtctcccttcccccagttCCAAATGTTGAAGTCCCAAtgcccagtacctcagaatgtgaccgtaTCTGGAGACAGGATCTTTTATTactttaagtttatatatttattttgagagagagagggagagaggcagagggaggggcagagagagagagagagagagagggagagagagaaaatcccaagcaggctccatgccgttgacagcagtgagcctgatgtggggcttgaactcacgaaccacaagatcatgacctgacactcaattgaccgagccacccaggtgccctgtgactGGTACCCTTCTAAGAGGAGGAAGTTAGGACCTGGGCATGAAtgtacacagaggaaagaccacatgaggagagacagagaagacggccgtctgcaagccagggagagagccaGGAGAGAGACGGACCCAGCCCACACCTTGGTCTCGGCCTCCAAAATTATGAGAAgatgcatttctgttgtttaagccactcagtctgtgattctttgttatggcagtcctagcaaACAGATACAACACAAGAGTTAAGGATTCTCTttcattaagagagagagagagagagagagagattcccgcAATCTGGCTGGACAGGAATATGGAGGAACTTCCTACGGGCAGGGCCAGCGCTAACCAGTTAGCACTCTGCCCCACGTCAGAGAGGGAATCCCACATCTGGCAGACCCCATTATTGTGGGACGGATCATTTTCCAAACCCGTTGTTAATGACCTGTCATTAACAGTTGTCTGGCAAATGTCCGGCCAATGGAGGGGTGTCTCTGGGTTCTGTTCCCCTAGGCCCAAGAGAGTGGgattaaaagtgaataaatgaaatgttattaAGACACCAGGGAGTTGGTAAAACAAGGCCAGGGCTATTTTTTCCTGCAGTCCCCGGACTTTATTTACAACCACCGATACTTTGTCTAGGTGGGGCTCGGGAGGTGGACAGGGCTCCTGTAGACAAGTTCCAACTCCGTGGCCCTCTcgtctcccccgccccctcacctTTTTGTTTGAAATTTACCCTCCAAGCATTTTGGTCCTTGGCATCGCTTCTGGTAGGACAGAATTGAAGTAAAGGAGATGAAGCTCTTTTCAGAGCCAATAAAGCAAATCTGGCCACATGTCTTAGGTGGGAGGAGATGAAAAATATCACTGGAGAAATGGGCTTGGGGAGAACCAGGGTCCCTGCCCACCATTTAAGGATAAGGGCTGACCCTTGAACCCCCATGACAGCGTATCTAGGGAGCTCTCATCTCAAGGAGTCCTCAGCGTCACCAGAAGTGGCCCAAGGGTCCCTCCTCCAGCCAGTGCCCAACCCACTTCCCTAGACAGAGAGGGAAGGCGCTCTTCCAGCAGGTAGAAGTCCTCTGGCTCTGACAGCTCCTCTCCAGCACATCACTTCTCTAACGGCGGTGAGCTCAGGTTCCCCTGGAGAGTCACCCAGCCTCTGAGTGAGACGCCCCGAGCTTCTGGTTCGGGATGTCCGGGGGCCTGAGAATCTGAGAATTCCCAGATAATGCTAAATGCTGATGCTCCAGGGGCCACACCTGAGAACCAAGACTCCTGGCCCCACTGCAGCCGCCTGAACGAGACGAAGACACGCTCCCCTCTTTGGCACAGCCCCTGCCATCTGTCAGCCTCGGGGCCATCTACACTCGGTCTGTCTTGTTCCTCTCCAAGGGCTGCCCTCGATGTCCATTTAATCCTGGGATTTCATCTTCAGGGTAATAACGGGACTCCCTGGGCCCCGTAGCCCATAGGAATGCCTTAGGATCCTAGATGCACCTGTTCTCCATCCTCCCATCCTACCTGGCCATTTGCTGGCTACGTACATCCTGGCCTCCATTGCCTTACAGTTTCACTTCCCTTGGCCTGCTCCTAGAGAAGCCCCTGGGGAATTGCGTCTCTCCATGCCCCTGCTTCCCCTTCGAGACCGCATGCACTGGCGTCCTGGTGGCAGGGAGACAACGGGGCCGCCGCGCACTCACCGATGTAGTCGAAGCGTCCAGGCGCCAGGCGCTCTGGCAGGTGTGCGGAGTAGAAGAAAGAGGCCAGGAGGGTCATGGCCGTGTGCTTCTGGTGGTACAAGGCGGCTTCACTCTGCGCACCGTCCCCCGAAAGCAGGAACAGCTGCAGGGATTCAGAGGAACATCAGGTCTCGAGAGGAGGCCCCCTTCCTTCTCATCACCCGAAGCCATCTCTGCACACGCGTGCGGGCACCATGGGCCAAGGCCCTCACCTCCTTGGTCTGTGGCTTGGAAGGGGAACTCTCAGGGACCGTGGGAGAattcctattccttttttttttaatattaaaaaaattttggggggcgcctgggtggcgcagtcagtcaagcgtccgacttcagccaggtcacgatctcgcggtccgggagttcgagccccgcatcgggctctgggctgatggctcggagcctggagcctgtttctgattctgtgtctccctctctctctgcccctcccccgttcatgctctgtctctctctgtcccccaaaaaataaataaacgttgaaaaaaaaatttttttttttaatttttttttaggttgagagagagagagagagagagtgcaggggaggggcagagagaaagggagagagagaatcccaagcaggctccgcactgttagcacagagcccagtgcagggctcaaagtcacaaactgcgagattatgacctgggccgaaatcaagagtcggacggacacttaaccgactgtggcacctaggtgccccttaatattttttttaatgtttattcatttttgtgtgagagagagacagagcgcaaataggggaggggcagagagagaaagagacccagaatccgaagcaggctcccaggctctgagctgtcagcacagagcccgaaccggggctccaactcacaaaccatgagattatgacctgagccgaaatcagatggcttaaccaactgagccacccaggctcccccataaTTCTGACTGTGATCTTTTGAGAGACCCAAGgcaactgtattttattttttctccccgcAGGGCAGCTGTATTTTAATCCTCCAAATGTCCATAAAGCCTTTTGAGTTGTTTAATTacgaaagaaaaggaaagaaatcaaggaaaaggaaaagaaaaatcctacTAGATCTATTTGCTACTCTTTTGACTGGGGGTAAAATGTAAGTATAGTAAAAAGTGGTCTAGTCACCCTTGAACTCACTTCTCACCAGCGCATCCCCTGATTTCAAGCTCCTAATTAAGGCTTTAAAGCCTAGAAATCCCTGGAAGGCCTTTCTGAGTCATCAAAACGTGTTAATTACAGCCATTATCCTGTTTGAGAGCTAAGTATAGTTTTTGTATTACCGTTATAATGACAGCAGCCATCACTTACCTAGGGCACTAAGCCAGCCTTTTATTTGCACAATTTCATCACAGCCTCAACAACTACCGAAACATCCCACTTTGCCGATGAGGAAGCTGGGCCAGAGGGTGACTTGCAAACCACTAATCAGCAGTGAAGTCAGGATGTGGATCCAGGCAGGCTGATTCCAGAACCGGTGCTCGTCAACCTCCCCGCTCGCGATCAGACCTCCCGGCCCCTCCTCCGCCCCGTCTGACTCAGCTGGTGCTCCTAATAACGCAGACCTGTGCTATGCGATTTGGTGGCATGTGGGAACGGCTTGCTCTCTGCTCTGGTTTCCTATGGGTGTTCTGTGTCGTGGAGGAAGGAGTCAGGGGAATGGGCCGCACCCACGCCTCtgggtctccccccaccccaggctcacACAGACGGCGCCGGCTCTGGCCCTCCCCTTCAGTCCCTGACTTGCGCATCAAACTTCAAGCTGCCCCTGGGAGGGAAACTCCACTCACTGGGTGCAGGCCCTCTGGCGGGCATTGCTGAGCCCTCCGATCTGCTGATTTGATTAAACCCCTCTACCCCTCTGTGCGGGAGAGGATGTCAGCCTcattaacagatgaggaaactgaggctcagagagatcagGTGCATTccctaaggtcacagagccagtgcgcgctgggatttgaactcaggtccaTCCGATTTGTGAGTGCCTCTCCCCTTTCTTGTGTCCCTCCTACACCCCCTTCCTTCATGTTCTCCAATTCCCATCTATCTTACGACCTTCATTTATCCTTTTTCCTTCGCTGCTAGTATGTTAGTTGATGATAATAcagaataaatgcatttattggCCACTTGCCACGAGCCAGCGATCTCATGTAATCTTCCCCGCAGTCTGATGAAAGCAGGTGTTATTaccatgcccattttacagagggggacATCAAGGCACAGAGATGGTACCTAACTGGCCCAAAGTCTTACAGCGAGTACGTATTAGAGATTTGCCTCCAGAGCCTGCTTTCCTGGTCACCGCACTAAACCTCAGGCTGCCTCCCCTTCCCAGCCCTCCACGACTGCGTCTGAGCCCCCAGTCAGTGCTGGCCATTGATGCATCCCCTGTGGTTTGCCAGGGCCTTCATTCTCCTGCTGTGTCCTACTCACGTCCGTCCCTCGCAGTGACCAGCATGGCGCTCCAAGCCCCAGGagctcaggaaacaatagattcCCTGGTGTTGCCAACAGGCAGAGAAAAGACGGAGCCGGGCCCTTACCCTGTAGAAGATGGGAAGGGAGTCCCAGGTGTAGGGATAAGCAAAGGCAAGGACGCGAAGCATCTTGCAGAGCCCGGGCTTCTGGATTTCAAGAAACCTAAAgcggggaaggaaagggggaagacGTTGGACCGAAAACGGTTTCCGCGAAtgacacacgtgcacgcacatgACAAATTACTGAGGGCAGGTCGTCCGCAGAAGAGAAGTCTTTTTGTACAACCTCCTCCGGAGGCCAGTGGCTCCCCCCCGACGGGCCTCTTCCACTTCTCCCAGCCCGACGGGAGTGACTCTGCCTTCGAGGAGAAAGGGTCTCAGGGGAAACCATCTCCTGGGGCCGCATCGTGAGGGGCAACGGTGTCCAAAGAAGCCAGGGAGGAGGTATTGGGCTGGGAAGGCCCTCTGGGAGGCAAGTTGTCGAACTGCCAAAGGGCCTTTTAGAAGTCCAGCAGCAACTGCCAAAGGGCAGAcgtggggggcgtggggggcccCCAGCCCGGGCTCCGGGGGCGAGCACGGCTGTGAAGGAGCCGATGTCAGCTGCCCCGGGTGCGTGCTGTGCCAAAGCCCTTGGTTCGGTGAAGTCTTTAATGACTTTGAGAGACTTCCGGAATACTCGGTACCACACGCAGGGATGCTGGCCTGGGGAAACCGAGTAAACGTGGCCTTTCCCCCTCGTTCAGCAACACCCCGACCCGCCTCCAGTCCCAAGAGGAAGCCAACGTTAAAATGAGCGGTGCTGACCGTGGCAAAGACAGGTAGGTCCTCCTGGACAGAACGCGATGGGGCCTCTGCTGGCTCGGGGCCGGCAGCCCAGGGTGTGGGGACTCTGGCAGCACAGATGATAGGCTGGACGCTGGGAGGACGTGAGAGGAGCGAGAAgaatgtccacacaaaaccagAGCCCTGAACTGGGGCTCAGGCGAGGGAGGGCTCACGCCCCGGGCCAGGGGGCTGTCGAGGCAGGGTGGCAGGGCAGGACCCCGCTTGGGTACCACTGGGtatcagtgggggggggggggcggggccctCCCTCGGTGCCCCCAGGGCTGCAGGGCGAGGCCGGAGGTCCCCACAAAGGTGGGGTGCAGAGTCAGGGTGCCAGGGTTAGTAGAGTGGCCGTCCCGGTGCAGCCAGTGAGGCAGTGGAGGCATTTGGCCCCTCTCAGCCCTTCCTGACGGTCCTGCCCCTCTTCACGCTCTCTGGTGAGAATGGagtctgctccccacccctggtCCCCAGACCCCCCAGTCCCAGCCCACAAGCCTGCCCTTTCCTCCACCAAAAACAATCTGCCTCTCTGCTCAGCCCGCGCCCATCTCCCCACTCAGCCAGGTTCTTCCTGTCGCCACAGGCTGGTGCCATCACCTGTCACCTGCTGTCCCCCTGGCCGCTGTGTCATGTCTAGCCCTCAGGAATGCCAAGCATGAGGATCCCTGCTCCAGAATAAGAGGCAGAGAAGCCCCACAGCCTCCAGCGATAGGCTCCGACTGCTCTCAAGCCCATGGCAGCACGTGTCCCCTTTCCTGACCCTGTCCTACATCAGACAAGCGCATGGCTGGCGCAGGGTAGAGAAGGAAGACAAGCTCcaggaaaaggagggaaagaaacaagGGACAGCAACTTACGTCCCCCCGCAAACAGGAACCCCAGCCTTGGGAGTAAACCGCcgaccctgggagaggggaagagacaccGTGCCATGATTTCACACACCGTTTCTGACCTGGACaccctgggttcgaatcctgcctctgcccttcatGATCATGTGACCCTGGCAGGTGAGGTAACCTCTGCGCCCCTCCGAATCCTCGCGTGTGACACAGGGCCGACAACCCTACCCCCTCACGGGCTTGTTGCAAGCATCTGACGAGATGATACTTACGAGGGAGCTTACTCACATCACAGAGGAACACTCACGAAATGGAAGCTTTTACTAAAATGTGTGTcgtgggattcattctctccccgTCCCCATCTTATAGCTATGCCGTAAGGAAAATGGGCACAGGCAGGTTCTGGGTGATTTGCCTAAAGTCAGAGGAGCTGGTAAGAGGCAAAGCTAGGACTGAAACCCTGGGCCGTCTGGCTTCCACGTTTCACACCGCCGCCCCTCCGGCAGGCTGAGCAGGCCTCAGACCACAACCCAGCCTCCATCCTTGCCTGTACCCTCTGCCCCAGGGAGCAGCTGGGACACACGCCCACTGCCCCAACAGCCAGAGTCCGTCTCAATAGCATTCACGGTCTCCCGGCAAACCCGACCGCACGCCCGCTCCCTCCTGCCCCGTGCACGGCACGGCCTATCCTTCCTGAGTCAGGAGAGGCTCGCCATTAAACGCTCTTTCTGGCTCACCATAAAGCACGCTCTTTCTGTGACCACTTACACAGGAGGAAAGCTGGCTGTGGCCGGCGAGGGCCATCCCCCAAACCATGGATTTCCCGTGACTTGAGACAACATTTCGCCCGGCCTGATAAAGTGCTTTCCCGGGGGCAAACGAACCAGCCTCTGCAGCTGCAAAGCCGAGtctacagggagaaaaaaaagggagaaaaagcagAGCAGAAGAGAGACAGCAACAGAGAATAAAAGGCAGAAGGGCCAGCAGCCACAGACAGGGGCCTCCCACTACTAAGGTGCAGTTCCACATTTAGCCACAGGGTGTCGCTCCATCCAGAGATTCCCGGAAGGAGGGGTGGGAGCCACAGAATCCTCCGAAAGCACCGGACGCCCCACCTGGTCTCCAAAGCCCCACCTGGTCAGACAGTCCCTACACCACAGAGTTGACAGGCCAGTTTACAGGGAGTCAGCCCTCGGCTGCCTAGAACCAGGTTGGCAGGCAACACTGGATTTTTTTTGGCAGAAGCCTGTATCAGGAGAGGGTCGATAGGATACCAGTCTGTTCTAAAACCTGATGAATCTTGTTGCAACAAAGCCAGCAGGATTTGCAAGCAAGTTCTGGAACGGGTGCTTGAAACGGGTGGGCTTTTGGAAACGTTCCATCGCAGAGGtcgtgtgcgtgtatgtgtgtgcgttgTGGTTACAGCTGTTCTGTTGTGGGAGTGACATCACAGGAATGCGGACGTTTCCGCAtgctggcccctggccccggTAGCACTGTCATCTGGCTGAGCCCTCCGACCTCCAGAGGTGTCTGAGAACCACTCACTGCTGAGcctcctgcctccagctctgACCTCCAAACCCTCCCCTGGGCCTTCTCTGTGCCGCTCTTGGCTGCCACAGTACCAAAGCCACGGTGCAGCTCACTTTCCGTCCGGGATGAAAAGTCACCCCTCTCCCTCACAGCACTGCCCATAGGGCATTCCACTGAGCAAGTATCTGTCCAAAAAGCCGACTGCTGGGGGCCTTGGATGCGTGGATAAAAAGTACCTACAGGGACTTGTAACATACAGCAAACTCTGTGGGACCAACGTGCCTTAAGGGAGTGAGGACACCTTTCTGGGCTTCTGGATGGTCAGCAGGATGAGCAAGCGAGCTCTCCGTCACCCCACTTTGCTCCAAGAGCCACATAGAGATCACGCATTCTCCCATCTCCTTTCTCAAGTGCTACCGAGGAAGAAAGCAGTTTTCTGGAATATTCATTTGAACAAGAGGCCATGATCATAGGGACCAGAAACCCAGTCAGGGGAGCCCCCAGTTCTCTACGTGGAGATTTACCTTAAAGACATGCACTGTAATGGAATGAATGCCACTTAGGCATTAGAATGAATGCCACCGGAGACATTACTCCGGTAAGCACGGAAATAACTAAAAACTACTCGCGAGGTTCACGGTCTACTTCCTGCCCAGGGAAGACGACGGTGGTTCTCTGCCACTCCTGGCCACGCCGTGGACTGATGGCGCAGGAGGCCAAGGTCGGgtgggcttgggggagggggaaggcaagGAGAGAAATCTTGGAAAAGACTCCGAAGCTCCGGCATT
This window of the Prionailurus viverrinus isolate Anna chromosome B3, UM_Priviv_1.0, whole genome shotgun sequence genome carries:
- the PAQR5 gene encoding membrane progestin receptor gamma isoform X5 — encoded protein: MTNETLNIWTHLLPFCSGAQIPVGRLLGGPKAEPLWLRPPSAFFTWRFVTALYVTDIWNDSYSWPLFVYMGTSCVYPLASSCAHTFNSMSKNARHICYFLDYGAVNLFSLGSAIAYSAYSIPNVMVNTTFHDYYVPLAVLNTIISTGLSCYSRFLEIQKPGLCKMLRVLAFAYPYTWDSLPIFYRLFLLSGDGAQSEAALYHQKHTAMTLLASFFYSAHLPERLAPGRFDYIGHSHQLFHVCVILATHLQMEAIVLDKTLRREWLLANSRPLSFPQIAGAVLLCLIFSLSNIIYFSAALYRIPEPELHKKEI